One part of the Oncorhynchus clarkii lewisi isolate Uvic-CL-2024 chromosome 7, UVic_Ocla_1.0, whole genome shotgun sequence genome encodes these proteins:
- the LOC139412683 gene encoding putative per-hexamer repeat protein 5 gives MGRVGGVTSVGVGSGTGCRPRPEHVSGHGAELDAAPGLGTGAEEDSGHGAGLDTAPGLSTGTQESSGHRAGLDAVPGLGTGADEGSGHGAGLAAVPGLGTGAEEGSGHRAGLDAVPVLGTGDEEGSGLGAGLGTGAEEGSCPGAGLNTVPGLALA, from the coding sequence atgggAAGGGTAGGGGGGGTGACTAGTGTCGGTGTCGGCTCCGGTACAGGTTGTAGACCCCGCCCTGAACACGTATCTGGCCATGGAGCTGAGTTGGACGCCGCgcccggactgggcaccggtgCCGAGGAagactccggccatggagctgggttggataCCGCGCCCGGACTGAGCACCGGCACACAGGAGAGCTCCGGCCATAGAGCTGggttggacgccgtgcctggactgggcaccggcgcagatgaaggctccggccatggagctggttTGGCtgctgtgcctggactgggcaccggcgcagaggaaggctccggccatagAGCTGGGTTGGATGCCGTGCCCGTACTGGGCACCGGCGacgaggaaggctccggccttggagctggactgggcaccggtgcagaggaaggctcctgccctggagcgggactgaacactgtgcctggactggcACTGGCATaa